One window of the Anguilla rostrata isolate EN2019 chromosome 13, ASM1855537v3, whole genome shotgun sequence genome contains the following:
- the LOC135237755 gene encoding CTTNBP2 N-terminal-like protein isoform X2 produces the protein MRGRSPAGQVSPAPPAAPPSPLAVLKLVMSHCKRMQEKMLAQLAAAESRHRKVIADLEEEKRRHAQDTAEGDDVTCMLEKERERLLQQLGFESSQVKRMQKEQRRLRTQLEESRLQHKQLTSSLAKEGQRGAELSRRLEEERAAAEALRAELEAERRQALRAEARAEEQLAEFDTEKEQLRAWLRREEGRGQELQAEVEQLRSALARLGGGAEEESRTQTDSGEKPSGDSSAPHKLNGHHSDREAEACKENGCDNRAPPPTLQPQQNPAPVPCHTLGSSPCSSPLLARHPVGVAPSSPSYQASYQAGIHQRFHATRHKFQGQPEQDQQGGATPRSPRDLSPNPAAPPTPSALPTAPTPSAPSTPSALPTPPIPADPPTPSTPTPPSAPPEPASVKQLARNTLTQALSRFTGQQGGAKPAAPPSSPTGSDCRSPPLGAAPTPARVTSPISPGVKSPIIPRAERGHPPPIPPKKPGLAQTPMSPGPSPRASHFHDLSSTCSLTSSQEGSKEPDLVLSSTS, from the exons GTCATCGcggacctggaggaggagaagcggCGGCATGCGCAGGACACGGCGGAAGGCGATGATGTCACCTGCATGCTGGAGAAGGAGCGGGAGCGGCTCCTGCAGCAG CTGGGCTTTGAGAGCTCCCAGGTGAAGCGCATGCAGAAGGAGCAGAGGAGGCTGAGGACGCAGCTGGAGGAGAGCCGTCTGCAGCACAAGCAGCTCACCTCCTCCCTGGCCAAGGAGGGCCagcggggggcggagctcagccgcaggctggaggaggagcgggcCGCCGCGGAGGCGCTGAgggcggagctggaggcggagcggaGGCAGGCCCTGCGGGCGGAGGCGCGGGCGGAGGAGCAGCTGGCCGAGTTCGACACGGAGAAGGAGCAGCTGAGGGCGTggctgaggagggaggaggggcggggccaggagctGCAGGCGGAGGTGGAGCAGCTGAGGAGCGCGCTGGCCAGGCTGGGAGGAGGCGCGGAGGAGGAGAGCCGCACCCAGACTGACTCGGGGGAGAAGCCGAGCGGTGACTCCTCTGCCCCACACAAGCTGAACGGGCACCATAGTGACAGGGAGGCGGAGGCCTGCAAGGAAAACGGGTGTGACAacagggccccgccccctactTTACAACCTCAGCAAAACCCCGCCCCCGTGCCATGCCACACcctcggctcctccccctgctcctcccccctcctggcCCGGCATCCGGTGGGCGTGGCTCCATCCAGCCCCTCCTACCAGGCGTCCTACCAGGCGGGAATCCACCAGCGTTTCCACGCCACGCGACACAAGTTCCAGGGCCAGCCGGAGCAGgaccagcagggcggcgccacACCCCGCTCCCCCCGAGATCTGTCTCCGAATCCAGCCGCCCCTCCAACCCCGTCTGCCTTACCCACCgcacccaccccctccgccccgTCCACCCCCTCCGCTCTACCCACCCCGCCCATTCCCGCTgacccgcccaccccctccacccctacccccccctccgccccgccaGAGCCCGCCTCAGTGAAGCAGCTCGCCCGCAACACGCTCACCCAGGCGCTGTCCCGCTTCActggccagcagggcggcgctaAGCCTGCggccccccccagctcccccaccGGCAGCGACTGCCGCAGCCCACCTCTGGGCgcggcccccacccccgccagaGTCACTAGCCCCATCTCCCCGGGAGTGAAGTCCCCCATCATTCCCCGTGCCGAGAggggccacccaccccccatacccccaAAAAAGCCCGGTCTGGCCCAGACCCCCATGTCCCCCGGACCCTCGCCCCGGGCCAGCCACTTCCACGATCTCTCCAGCACCTGCAGCCTCACCAGCAGCCAGGAGGGCAGCAAAGAGCCAGACCTGGTCCTGTCCTCCACCAGCTAA